One window from the genome of Trabulsiella odontotermitis encodes:
- the mrcB gene encoding bifunctional glycosyl transferase/transpeptidase: protein MAGNDREPIGRKGRPARPAKEKISRRRLREEEYDDEYDDYDDEDEEPMPRKGRGRGRKPRGKRGWFWLLVKICIVLAVLVAIYGVYLDQKIRSRIDGKVWQLPAAVYGRMVNLEPDMPVSKNEMVRLLTATQYRQVTAMTRPGEFTVQANSIEMIRRPFDFPDSKEGQVRARLTFEGDHLSTITNIDNNRQFGFFRLDPRLITMLSSPNGEQRLFVPRNGFPDLLVDTLLATEDRHFYEHDGISLYSIGRAVLANLTAGRTVQGASTLTQQLVKNLFLSSERSYWRKANEAYMALIMDARYSKDRILELYMNEVYLGQSGDNEIRGFPLASLYYFGRPVEELSLDQQALLVGMVKGASIYNPWRNPKLALERRNLVLRLLQQQNVIDQELYDMLSARPLGVQPRGGVISPQPAFMQMVRQELQAKLGDKVKDLSGVKIFTTFDPVAQDAAEKAATDGIPELKKQRKLSDLETAMVVVDRFSGEVRAMIGGAEPQFAGYNRAMQARRSIGSLAKPATYLTALSQPNLYRLNTWIADAPVSIRLSNGQTWSPQNDDHRYSGQVMLVDALTRSMNVPTVNLGMALGLPAVTDTWLKLGAPKDQLNAVPAMLLGALNLTPIEVAQAFQTIASGGNRASLSALRSVIAEDGTVLYQSYPQAERAVPAQAAYMTLWTMQQVVQRGTGRQLGAKYPGLHLAGKTGTTNNNVDTWFAGIDGREVVITWVGRDNNQPTKLYGASGAMSIYQRYLANQSPIPLNLTPPEDIVDMGVDDNGYFVCGGGGMRTLPVWTTNPDALCQQSQAQQEQQPGNPFNQSQQQPQQPPQQQQQQPQQQEKSDGVAGWIKDMFGGD, encoded by the coding sequence ATGGCGGGGAATGACCGCGAGCCGATAGGACGAAAGGGGAGACCCGCGCGTCCGGCAAAAGAAAAGATAAGTCGTCGTCGACTTCGGGAAGAGGAGTATGACGACGAGTACGATGACTACGACGATGAGGATGAAGAGCCGATGCCGCGTAAGGGGAGAGGCAGAGGGCGTAAGCCTCGTGGTAAACGCGGCTGGTTCTGGCTGCTGGTGAAGATTTGCATCGTCCTTGCGGTGCTGGTTGCCATTTATGGCGTCTATCTTGATCAAAAAATTCGTAGCCGTATCGACGGTAAAGTCTGGCAACTGCCGGCGGCGGTGTATGGCCGAATGGTCAACCTTGAGCCCGACATGCCGGTCAGTAAAAACGAAATGGTGCGACTGCTGACAGCCACGCAGTACCGTCAGGTGACGGCAATGACGCGCCCTGGCGAGTTTACTGTGCAGGCGAACAGTATTGAGATGATCCGCCGTCCGTTTGACTTCCCGGACAGCAAAGAGGGGCAGGTGCGTGCGCGTCTGACCTTTGAGGGTGATCACCTCTCGACCATCACCAACATTGACAACAACCGTCAGTTCGGGTTCTTCCGTCTCGATCCGCGACTCATCACCATGCTCTCCTCGCCTAACGGCGAACAGCGCCTGTTTGTGCCGCGTAACGGCTTCCCGGATCTGCTGGTCGATACGCTGCTGGCCACCGAAGACCGTCACTTCTACGAGCATGACGGCATCAGCTTGTACTCTATCGGTCGTGCGGTGCTGGCTAACCTGACCGCCGGGCGGACGGTCCAGGGTGCCAGTACGCTGACGCAACAGCTGGTGAAAAACCTGTTCCTCTCCAGTGAGCGTTCTTACTGGCGTAAGGCGAACGAAGCCTATATGGCGCTGATCATGGACGCACGTTACAGCAAGGATCGCATCCTTGAGCTGTACATGAACGAAGTCTATCTCGGTCAGAGCGGCGACAATGAAATCCGCGGCTTCCCGCTGGCGAGCCTGTACTATTTCGGTCGTCCGGTGGAAGAGCTGAGCCTCGACCAGCAGGCGCTGCTGGTGGGGATGGTTAAAGGGGCGTCGATTTATAACCCGTGGCGTAACCCGAAACTGGCGCTGGAGCGTCGTAATCTGGTACTGCGTTTGCTGCAACAGCAGAACGTGATCGACCAGGAGCTGTACGACATGTTGAGTGCCCGTCCGCTGGGGGTTCAGCCACGCGGCGGCGTGATTTCACCACAGCCTGCGTTTATGCAGATGGTTCGTCAGGAGTTGCAGGCGAAGCTGGGTGATAAGGTGAAAGATCTCTCCGGCGTGAAGATTTTCACCACCTTTGACCCGGTCGCGCAGGATGCGGCTGAAAAAGCGGCGACCGACGGGATCCCGGAACTGAAGAAACAGCGCAAGCTGAGCGATCTGGAAACCGCGATGGTGGTCGTTGACCGCTTTAGCGGTGAAGTCCGGGCGATGATCGGTGGGGCGGAGCCGCAGTTTGCGGGCTACAACCGTGCCATGCAGGCGCGCCGTTCAATTGGTTCTCTGGCGAAACCGGCGACTTATCTGACCGCGTTGAGCCAGCCGAATCTCTACCGCCTGAACACCTGGATTGCCGATGCGCCCGTCTCCATTCGCCTGTCAAACGGCCAGACCTGGTCGCCGCAGAACGATGACCATCGCTACAGCGGTCAGGTAATGCTGGTGGATGCGCTGACCCGTTCCATGAACGTGCCGACGGTCAACCTCGGGATGGCGCTGGGTCTGCCTGCGGTGACCGACACCTGGCTGAAACTGGGTGCGCCGAAAGATCAACTGAACGCGGTACCGGCGATGCTGCTGGGTGCGCTGAACCTGACGCCAATCGAAGTGGCGCAGGCGTTCCAGACCATCGCCAGCGGCGGTAACCGCGCCAGCCTCTCCGCGCTGCGCTCAGTGATTGCCGAAGACGGCACGGTGCTCTATCAGAGCTATCCGCAGGCAGAACGCGCGGTACCGGCACAGGCGGCGTACATGACGCTGTGGACCATGCAGCAGGTGGTGCAGCGCGGTACGGGTCGTCAGTTGGGCGCGAAATATCCGGGCCTGCATCTGGCGGGTAAAACCGGGACCACCAACAACAACGTCGACACCTGGTTTGCCGGTATCGACGGGCGTGAAGTGGTGATCACCTGGGTTGGCCGCGACAACAACCAGCCGACGAAGCTGTACGGTGCCAGCGGTGCGATGTCGATTTACCAGCGCTATCTGGCAAATCAGTCGCCGATCCCGCTGAATCTGACCCCGCCGGAAGATATCGTTGATATGGGCGTGGATGATAACGGTTACTTTGTCTGCGGTGGCGGCGGTATGCGCACGTTGCCGGTCTGGACGACAAACCCGGATGCGCTGTGCCAGCAGAGCCAGGCGCAGCAGGAACAGCAGCCGGGTAACCCGTTTAACCAGTCGCAGCAGCAGCCTCAACAGCCGCCGCAACAACAGCAGCAACAGCCGCAGCAGCAGGAAAAAAGCGACGGCGTCGCAGGCTGGATCAAAGACATGTTTGGCGGCGATTAA
- the hrpB gene encoding ATP-dependent helicase HrpB, giving the protein MSSLPVAAVIPELLQALNHAPQVLLNAPTGAGKSTWLPLQLLEQGVITGKILLLEPRRLAARNVAQRLAELLGEQPGGTVGYRMRAESCVGPTTRLEVVTEGILTRMIQHDPELSGVGLVILDEFHERSLQADLALALLLDVQQGLREDLKLLIMSATLDNVRLQQLLPDAPVIVSEGRAFPVERRYQALAAHQRFDEAVAIATTELLRAESGSLLLFLPGVGEIQRVQEQLASRVAGDTLLCPLYGALPLSEQRKAILPAPAGIRKVVLATNIAETSLTIEGIRLVVDCAQERVARFDARTGLTRLVTQRVSQASMTQRAGRAGRLEPGICLHLLGKEQAERAAAQSEPEILQSDLSALLLDLLLWGCADPAELCWLDLPPASNLAAARRLLTQLQALEGERLTPRGQRMAALGNDPRLAAMLVAADGRDDVATAAKAAAILEEPPRNSGSDLSHAFSRHQPNWQQRARQLSQRLGTTGGNADIGALAPLLARAFADRIARRRGQEGRYQLANGMGAMLDADDALSRHEWLIAPLLLQGSQSPDARILQALPLDIDSLIARCPWLLQQSDTIEWDDAQGTLKAWRRQRIGELVVKVQPLAKPSEEELHQAMLNGIRDKGLAVLNWTPEAEQYRLRLHCAAKWLPEQPWPAVDDASLLASLESWLLPQMQGVHSLRALKALNLHTALQNLLPWSLRQQLDSELPAHYTVPTGSRIAIRYHDENPPALAVRMQEMFGEAATPTIAQGRIALVLELLSPAQRPLQITRDLSAFWQGAYRDVQKEMKGRYPKHVWPDDPANAVPTRRTKKYSQTKN; this is encoded by the coding sequence GTGTCCTCATTGCCGGTTGCCGCTGTCATTCCCGAACTTCTTCAGGCGCTGAACCATGCGCCGCAGGTCTTACTCAATGCGCCGACCGGTGCAGGGAAATCTACCTGGCTGCCGCTGCAACTGCTGGAACAGGGTGTGATCACGGGCAAAATCCTCCTGCTGGAGCCACGCCGACTGGCGGCGCGCAACGTTGCGCAGCGGCTCGCGGAACTGCTGGGCGAGCAACCTGGCGGAACAGTTGGTTACCGGATGCGCGCCGAAAGCTGCGTCGGGCCGACAACGCGGCTGGAAGTGGTCACCGAAGGGATCCTCACGCGCATGATTCAGCATGATCCCGAGCTCAGCGGCGTGGGGCTGGTGATCCTCGATGAATTTCACGAGCGCAGCCTGCAGGCGGATCTGGCGCTGGCGCTGCTGCTGGATGTCCAGCAGGGGCTGCGCGAAGACCTCAAATTATTGATCATGTCCGCAACGCTGGATAACGTGCGGCTGCAACAGCTGTTGCCTGACGCGCCAGTGATTGTTTCCGAAGGGCGCGCGTTCCCGGTGGAGCGGCGCTATCAGGCGCTGGCGGCGCATCAACGTTTTGATGAAGCGGTCGCCATCGCCACCACCGAACTGCTGCGTGCGGAGTCTGGCTCGCTGCTGCTGTTTCTGCCGGGCGTCGGTGAAATCCAGCGCGTTCAGGAACAACTGGCTTCGCGCGTCGCCGGTGATACGTTGCTGTGCCCGCTATATGGCGCGCTGCCGCTGAGCGAGCAGCGAAAAGCAATTCTTCCTGCCCCGGCAGGCATACGCAAAGTGGTACTGGCGACGAACATTGCCGAAACCAGTCTGACTATCGAAGGGATCCGCCTGGTGGTTGACTGCGCGCAGGAGCGGGTTGCACGGTTTGATGCCCGGACGGGGTTAACGCGGTTGGTCACGCAGCGCGTCAGCCAGGCTTCAATGACCCAGCGCGCCGGACGCGCCGGGCGTCTGGAACCGGGAATCTGCCTGCATCTGCTTGGCAAAGAACAGGCGGAGCGGGCAGCGGCGCAGAGTGAACCGGAGATCCTGCAAAGCGATCTTTCCGCGCTGTTGCTGGATCTCCTGCTGTGGGGTTGTGCCGATCCGGCGGAACTTTGCTGGCTCGACCTTCCGCCAGCCAGTAACCTGGCCGCCGCGCGCCGGTTGCTCACTCAGTTACAGGCGCTGGAGGGAGAACGGTTAACGCCGCGCGGGCAACGTATGGCCGCGCTGGGGAATGATCCGCGGCTGGCGGCAATGCTGGTGGCGGCTGACGGGCGCGACGACGTGGCGACGGCGGCGAAAGCCGCAGCGATTCTGGAAGAGCCGCCGCGCAACAGCGGCAGCGATCTCAGTCATGCGTTTTCGCGTCATCAGCCCAACTGGCAGCAGCGCGCCCGACAGCTCAGCCAGCGTCTGGGGACGACAGGTGGAAACGCCGACATTGGCGCGCTGGCGCCGCTACTGGCGCGCGCTTTTGCTGACAGGATTGCCCGCCGACGTGGTCAGGAAGGTCGATACCAACTGGCGAACGGGATGGGCGCGATGCTGGACGCTGATGACGCGTTGAGTCGTCATGAGTGGCTGATTGCGCCGCTGCTGTTACAGGGCAGTCAGTCGCCGGACGCGCGCATTCTGCAGGCGCTGCCGCTGGATATCGACTCGTTGATCGCCCGCTGTCCGTGGCTGTTGCAGCAGTCAGATACCATCGAATGGGACGACGCGCAGGGCACGCTGAAAGCCTGGCGTCGCCAGCGCATCGGCGAACTGGTGGTCAAAGTCCAGCCGCTGGCGAAGCCGTCTGAAGAAGAGTTGCATCAGGCCATGCTGAACGGCATTCGCGATAAAGGCCTGGCGGTCCTGAACTGGACTCCGGAGGCGGAACAGTATCGGTTGCGCCTGCATTGCGCGGCAAAATGGCTGCCGGAACAGCCGTGGCCGGCGGTCGATGACGCGTCGTTGCTGGCGTCACTGGAAAGCTGGCTACTGCCGCAAATGCAGGGCGTACACTCGCTGCGGGCGCTGAAAGCCCTCAATCTTCACACGGCGTTGCAAAACCTGTTGCCGTGGTCATTACGTCAACAACTGGATAGTGAGCTGCCAGCGCATTACACTGTGCCGACCGGAAGCCGGATTGCCATCCGCTATCACGACGAAAATCCCCCGGCGCTGGCGGTGAGGATGCAGGAGATGTTCGGCGAAGCAGCAACGCCGACGATTGCTCAGGGGCGCATTGCGCTGGTGCTTGAGCTCCTGTCGCCTGCGCAGCGACCGTTGCAGATCACGCGCGATCTCAGCGCGTTCTGGCAGGGGGCATATCGTGATGTGCAAAAAGAGATGAAAGGGCGCTATCCAAAGCACGTATGGCCAGACGACCCTGCGAATGCGGTGCCTACCCGGCGAACGAAGAAATATTCACAGACCAAAAATTGA
- the thpR gene encoding RNA 2',3'-cyclic phosphodiesterase, translating to MSEPKRLFFALELPGDIQQQIIHWRAAQFPPEAGRPVAAANLHLTLAFLGDVSAEKQRALTAMAGRIRQPGFTLHLDDAGQWLRSRVVWLGTRQPPRGLLQLASLLRSQAARSGCYQSPQPFHPHITLLRDASHAVKIPPPGFHWPVPVSEFVLYESTFSQGRTRYTALERWALTE from the coding sequence ATGTCTGAGCCGAAAAGGCTGTTTTTTGCCCTTGAATTACCGGGCGATATTCAGCAGCAGATAATCCACTGGCGCGCGGCACAATTCCCGCCGGAAGCCGGGCGGCCGGTCGCGGCGGCAAACCTGCACCTGACGCTGGCGTTTCTCGGCGATGTCAGCGCAGAAAAACAGCGTGCACTGACGGCGATGGCCGGACGCATTCGCCAGCCAGGGTTCACCCTGCATCTGGACGACGCCGGGCAGTGGCTGCGTTCACGGGTGGTCTGGCTCGGCACACGCCAGCCGCCGAGAGGACTGTTGCAGTTAGCCAGCCTGCTGCGCTCGCAGGCGGCGCGAAGCGGCTGTTACCAGAGCCCACAACCCTTTCATCCGCACATTACGTTATTGCGTGACGCCAGCCATGCGGTGAAAATCCCGCCACCAGGGTTCCACTGGCCGGTGCCAGTGAGCGAATTTGTGCTGTACGAGTCAACATTTTCGCAGGGGCGAACGCGTTATACTGCGCTGGAGCGTTGGGCGTTAACAGAATAA
- the sfsA gene encoding DNA/RNA nuclease SfsA yields MQFIPKLQSATLIKRYKRFLADVVTTEGTVITLHCPNTGAMTGCATPGDTVWYSTSDNIKRKYAQTWELTQTQHGAFICVNTLRANALVKEAIQSEIIPALRGYTVLKSEVKYGAERSRIDFMLQAENRRNCYIEVKSVTLAENENGFFPDAVTERGQKHLRELMSVVSEGDRAVIFFAVLHSAITCFSPARHIDAKYAQLLNEAQSTGVEILAYKAELSADIMTLSEPIPVVL; encoded by the coding sequence ATGCAGTTCATTCCTAAATTACAATCTGCCACGTTGATAAAACGCTATAAACGCTTTCTGGCGGATGTGGTCACCACTGAGGGAACAGTAATAACGCTCCATTGCCCAAATACCGGGGCAATGACAGGATGTGCAACGCCGGGGGATACCGTGTGGTATTCCACCTCGGATAATATTAAACGTAAATACGCTCAGACCTGGGAATTAACACAAACTCAGCACGGCGCTTTTATTTGCGTCAATACATTACGGGCGAACGCGTTGGTCAAAGAAGCGATTCAATCCGAAATTATTCCTGCACTTCGCGGATATACTGTATTGAAAAGTGAAGTGAAATACGGCGCAGAGCGCAGTCGTATTGATTTTATGTTACAAGCAGAGAATAGACGAAACTGCTATATTGAAGTGAAATCGGTTACGTTGGCGGAAAATGAGAACGGTTTTTTCCCGGATGCCGTGACGGAAAGGGGTCAAAAGCATCTCCGGGAGCTGATGAGCGTGGTGTCAGAAGGCGATCGTGCCGTCATTTTTTTTGCGGTACTTCACTCAGCCATCACCTGTTTTTCACCCGCGCGCCACATCGATGCTAAATACGCGCAACTATTGAATGAGGCACAAAGCACAGGGGTGGAAATTCTGGCTTATAAAGCGGAACTTTCTGCCGATATTATGACTCTGAGTGAGCCGATACCCGTGGTGTTATAG
- the dksA gene encoding RNA polymerase-binding protein DksA has product MQEGQNRKTSSLSILAIAGVEPYQEKPGEEYMNEAQLAHFKRILEAWRNQLRDEVDRTVTHMQDEAANFPDPVDRAAQEEEFSLELRNRDRERKLIKKIEKTLKKVEDEDFGYCESCGVEIGIRRLEARPTADLCIDCKTLAEIREKQMAG; this is encoded by the coding sequence ATGCAAGAAGGGCAAAACCGTAAAACATCGTCCCTGAGTATTCTCGCCATCGCTGGGGTGGAGCCGTATCAAGAGAAACCGGGCGAAGAGTATATGAACGAAGCCCAGCTGGCGCACTTCAAGCGCATCCTTGAAGCATGGCGTAATCAACTCAGGGATGAAGTCGATCGTACTGTTACACACATGCAGGATGAAGCTGCTAACTTCCCGGATCCGGTTGATCGCGCCGCGCAGGAAGAAGAGTTCAGCCTCGAACTGCGTAACCGTGACCGCGAACGCAAGCTGATCAAAAAGATCGAAAAAACGCTGAAGAAAGTCGAAGACGAAGATTTTGGCTACTGCGAATCCTGCGGTGTTGAAATCGGGATTCGTCGTCTGGAAGCGCGCCCGACGGCCGATCTGTGCATCGATTGCAAAACGCTGGCTGAAATTCGCGAAAAACAGATGGCCGGTTAA
- the gluQRS gene encoding tRNA glutamyl-Q(34) synthetase GluQRS, protein MSESHYIGRFAPSPSGELHFGSLIAALGSYLQARANHGTWLVRIEDIDPPREVPGAAETILRQLEHYGLHWDGEVLWQSQRHGTYHAALDWLAQQGLSYYCTCTRAQIHSMGGIYNGHCRDLHLGPQNAALRLRQQQPVLQFYDKLRGEIVADEALAREDFIIHRRDGLFAYNLAVVVDDHFQGVTEIVRGADLIEPTVRQISLYRHFGWQAPDYIHLPLALNSDGNKLSKQNHAPALPEGDPRPVLINALQFLNQDIVKEWQDLSVEELLKNAVANWKLSTVPEIQHSQTRLAEL, encoded by the coding sequence ATGTCTGAATCTCACTATATTGGGCGCTTCGCGCCATCTCCCTCCGGTGAATTACACTTCGGCTCGTTAATTGCCGCGCTTGGCAGTTACCTTCAGGCCCGCGCTAATCACGGTACCTGGCTGGTACGTATCGAAGATATCGATCCCCCTCGTGAAGTTCCCGGTGCCGCAGAGACCATTCTGCGCCAGCTGGAACATTACGGTCTGCACTGGGATGGCGAGGTGTTATGGCAGTCGCAACGCCACGGCACCTACCACGCCGCGCTGGACTGGCTTGCACAGCAAGGGCTCAGCTATTACTGCACCTGCACCCGTGCCCAAATCCACAGCATGGGCGGGATCTACAACGGTCACTGCCGCGATTTACATCTCGGCCCGCAAAACGCTGCCCTGCGTCTGCGCCAGCAACAACCGGTACTCCAGTTTTACGATAAACTTCGGGGAGAGATCGTCGCCGACGAGGCGCTGGCGCGGGAGGATTTTATTATTCATCGCCGTGACGGGCTTTTCGCCTATAACCTGGCGGTGGTGGTTGACGACCATTTTCAGGGCGTTACGGAAATCGTGCGCGGGGCCGATCTGATTGAGCCCACCGTGCGGCAGATCTCCCTCTACCGCCATTTTGGCTGGCAAGCGCCGGACTACATTCATCTGCCGCTGGCGCTGAATAGCGACGGCAATAAGCTGTCCAAGCAGAACCATGCGCCCGCGCTGCCGGAGGGCGATCCGCGTCCTGTGTTAATCAACGCTTTACAGTTTCTTAATCAGGATATAGTAAAAGAATGGCAGGATTTGAGCGTTGAGGAACTGCTGAAAAATGCAGTGGCTAACTGGAAGCTTTCGACAGTACCGGAAATCCAGCATTCTCAAACGCGTTTGGCTGAGCTATGA